From the Rhodanobacter soli genome, one window contains:
- a CDS encoding helix-turn-helix transcriptional regulator — protein sequence MASRPAEAQHLRDLARLRRVRDRIDREYAQPLDVEALARGVDMSAGHLSRQFRLAYGESPYSYLMTRRIERAMALLRCGDLSVTEVCFEVGCASLGTFSSRFTELVGVPPSVYRREAARATEGMPSCVAKLVTRPIR from the coding sequence ATGGCCAGCAGACCCGCCGAAGCACAGCACCTGCGCGACCTCGCACGGCTACGCCGCGTTCGCGACCGGATCGACCGGGAGTACGCGCAGCCGCTGGACGTCGAGGCGCTGGCCCGCGGCGTGGACATGTCGGCCGGTCACCTCAGCCGCCAGTTCCGGCTCGCCTACGGCGAGTCGCCGTACAGCTACCTGATGACGCGGCGCATCGAGCGCGCGATGGCGCTGCTGCGTTGCGGCGACCTCAGCGTCACCGAGGTCTGCTTCGAGGTCGGTTGCGCGTCGCTGGGCACCTTCAGCAGTCGCTTCACCGAGCTGGTCGGTGTGCCGCCCAGCGTGTACCGGCGCGAAGCGGCGCGAGCGACGGAGGGGATGCCGTCGTGCGTGGCCAAGCTGGTGACGAGGCCGATCAGGTGA